A window from Engraulis encrasicolus isolate BLACKSEA-1 chromosome 11, IST_EnEncr_1.0, whole genome shotgun sequence encodes these proteins:
- the LOC134458074 gene encoding uncharacterized protein LOC134458074 isoform X2 has product MSLLQGSVILIFVVACVAQEDFSIDCKTDAVLIKWPLKLTQEQLHNPYTVLLGNCVPSTVNGEEVVFHVAYDDCLFKSMVFGNKVAFVNLLTYRPGLNVPAQSHMVECVFDKPALDNSSAGKLDFSGEGSMFTMELMNDDFSGPSTSSTFSVGSKIHVRASVTESTTVPQQVYLDECIMTSSPNPYLANDSYTVVNNAGCLLESKYGNATLQFREKPSELRFCLMAVGFVDAKEVYLHCRLISWEKHVQDVDKKACSYSKERQRWELLDDSSRNDLCSCCDSICQRGARGQWQNAVVGPIKILSDTNQSSKSSLWNKVKGSSGATFWLLTVFLPVVLLAATGALALSYYLCWWRGGRMGYRPARDLLNNKY; this is encoded by the exons ATGTCTCTTCTACAAGGAAGCGTTATTTTGATCTTTGTAGTGGCATGTGTGGCTCAAgagg ATTTTAGTATAGACTGCAAAACTGATGCGGTCCTGATAAAATGGCCTCTGAAACTGACCCAGGAGCAGCTTCATAATCCCTACACGGTGCTCCTGGGTAACTGCGTCCCATCCACCGTGAATGGAGAAGAGGTGGTCTTCCATGTGGCATACGATGACTGCCTCTTCAAGAGCATG GTGTTTGGAAATAAAGTTGCCTTTGTGAACCTACTGACATACAGACCAGGTCTCAATGTCCCGGCACAGTCTCACATGGTGGAATGCGTCTTTGACAA GCCTGCTCTAGATAATTCTTCAGCAGGGAAACTGGACTTCAGTGGTGAGGGATCCATGTTCACAATGGAGCTTATGAATG ATGACTTCAGCGGTCCATCCACCTCCAGCACCTTCTCTGTGGGTTCCAAGATCCACGTCCGGGCCTCTGTGACTGAGAGCACCACTGTACCTCAGCAGGTTTACCTGGATGAATGCATCATGACCTCCTCCCCGAACCCCTACCTGGCCAACGACTCCTATACTGTGGTCAACAATGCAGG GTGTCTTCTAGAAAGCAAGTATGGAAATGCCACTTTGCAGTTCAGAGAGAAGCCCTCAGAACTACGGTTTTGTCTGATGGCCGTTGGATTTGTGGATGCTAAAGAG GTGTACCTGCACTGCCGCCTGATCTCGTGGGAGAAGCATGTGCAGGACGTGGATAAGAAGGCCTGCTCCTACAGCAAGGAGCGGCAGCGCTGGGAGCTGCTCGACGACTCCTCCCGAAATGACCTCTGCAGCTGCTGCGACTCCATCTGCCAGAGAGGAGCAC GAGGTCAATGGCAGAATGCTGTGGTTGGCCCTATAAAAATCCTGTCCGACACCAACCAGTCGAGCAAAAGTTCTCTCTGGAACAAAGTAAAAG GTTCGAGCGGGGCAACGTTCTGGCTGCTGACGGTGTTTCTGCCGGTGGTGCTGCTGGCGGCCACGGGGGCTCTGGCCCTCAGCTACTACCTCTGCTGGTGGAGGGGAGGCCGCATGGGCTACCGGCCCGCCAGGGATCTGCTCAACAACAAATACTAA
- the LOC134458074 gene encoding uncharacterized protein LOC134458074 isoform X1 yields the protein MSLLQGSVILIFVVACVAQEADFSIDCKTDAVLIKWPLKLTQEQLHNPYTVLLGNCVPSTVNGEEVVFHVAYDDCLFKSMVFGNKVAFVNLLTYRPGLNVPAQSHMVECVFDKPALDNSSAGKLDFSGEGSMFTMELMNDDFSGPSTSSTFSVGSKIHVRASVTESTTVPQQVYLDECIMTSSPNPYLANDSYTVVNNAGCLLESKYGNATLQFREKPSELRFCLMAVGFVDAKEVYLHCRLISWEKHVQDVDKKACSYSKERQRWELLDDSSRNDLCSCCDSICQRGARGQWQNAVVGPIKILSDTNQSSKSSLWNKVKGSSGATFWLLTVFLPVVLLAATGALALSYYLCWWRGGRMGYRPARDLLNNKY from the exons ATGTCTCTTCTACAAGGAAGCGTTATTTTGATCTTTGTAGTGGCATGTGTGGCTCAAgagg CAGATTTTAGTATAGACTGCAAAACTGATGCGGTCCTGATAAAATGGCCTCTGAAACTGACCCAGGAGCAGCTTCATAATCCCTACACGGTGCTCCTGGGTAACTGCGTCCCATCCACCGTGAATGGAGAAGAGGTGGTCTTCCATGTGGCATACGATGACTGCCTCTTCAAGAGCATG GTGTTTGGAAATAAAGTTGCCTTTGTGAACCTACTGACATACAGACCAGGTCTCAATGTCCCGGCACAGTCTCACATGGTGGAATGCGTCTTTGACAA GCCTGCTCTAGATAATTCTTCAGCAGGGAAACTGGACTTCAGTGGTGAGGGATCCATGTTCACAATGGAGCTTATGAATG ATGACTTCAGCGGTCCATCCACCTCCAGCACCTTCTCTGTGGGTTCCAAGATCCACGTCCGGGCCTCTGTGACTGAGAGCACCACTGTACCTCAGCAGGTTTACCTGGATGAATGCATCATGACCTCCTCCCCGAACCCCTACCTGGCCAACGACTCCTATACTGTGGTCAACAATGCAGG GTGTCTTCTAGAAAGCAAGTATGGAAATGCCACTTTGCAGTTCAGAGAGAAGCCCTCAGAACTACGGTTTTGTCTGATGGCCGTTGGATTTGTGGATGCTAAAGAG GTGTACCTGCACTGCCGCCTGATCTCGTGGGAGAAGCATGTGCAGGACGTGGATAAGAAGGCCTGCTCCTACAGCAAGGAGCGGCAGCGCTGGGAGCTGCTCGACGACTCCTCCCGAAATGACCTCTGCAGCTGCTGCGACTCCATCTGCCAGAGAGGAGCAC GAGGTCAATGGCAGAATGCTGTGGTTGGCCCTATAAAAATCCTGTCCGACACCAACCAGTCGAGCAAAAGTTCTCTCTGGAACAAAGTAAAAG GTTCGAGCGGGGCAACGTTCTGGCTGCTGACGGTGTTTCTGCCGGTGGTGCTGCTGGCGGCCACGGGGGCTCTGGCCCTCAGCTACTACCTCTGCTGGTGGAGGGGAGGCCGCATGGGCTACCGGCCCGCCAGGGATCTGCTCAACAACAAATACTAA